A segment of the Aureliella helgolandensis genome:
GGCCCTCGCTTTGGTAGCGCAGCGGCGGTACCCAGGCACTTTCAGAAATGATCATCGGGTGGCCTTGAACCTGTCGTAGCGCCAACGGAAAATCCCAGGGCCGCTTGAGTGCAGATTCGCCACGAAACGTATCGCCTTCACTGATCAAGTAACCAGCCTTGTGACTCTCCGTGGGATTTGCATGTTGGCCACCATTGTAGTATCGATTGACCCCGATCACATCATTGGCAGAGTAGGCATACCGCTCTGCGTCGAGCAGTTTGGCAGAATCTGCGGTGCGCCAATTGCCAGCGTTGATGAGACCATCGTAGCCCAAATCTTCCTTTAGAAAACGCGAGATTTCTAAGTTGAAGTCGTACATGAGTTGCGTGTAGAAGTGCAATTGGTCGTCGAATCGCGCAGCCATCGCGCCGCTCTGCGACTGAGTGAGATTCCAGATTTTCTGCGGCATTACGGTGCGATTGCTAAAATCATCACCTTGCACCCCAGTCGCACCGCCCCAAGCCTGTGTGGCCTTGTCCAGCGAGCCGTACTTCTTCACCAGCCAGTCGCCGAATTGTCGGGCGAGTTCTTTGCGCTGTTCACCTTGGATCGAGGATTCAGTCCAGAACAGAAGGCTGTCTTCGTTCTGAATTTGAAACAGGGCGACCGTAGGATCTTCCGCAAGTGGAATTCCGGTGTGGGGATTGGGGCGCGTCATCAATGCCCTGAGCCACCCCTTGTAAGCGTCTTGAAGTTGCTTATCAAAGAAGATCAATCCGGTCAGGTTTTCGCCATCTGAGCTCTTCAATCCCCACGCTGGCTGTGGTTTGACGCTTACCGCCCAATACGGCGAGAGGGTGACATAGATACCGTGCTTCTTCATGGCCCCCACCAACCGCCAGGCTGCGTCGATATCTTCCTGATTGACGTCGGTCAATGGCGCCCCAGGCCCCGGTGCAAGATGTCCATGGTGACGCACCATATTGACGCCGCGTTTCGCCAGCCAGCGAGCATGTTCATCCACAACAGCCACATCGTCACGAAACTGAACTCCTGTGTTGACAGCCCAAAATCGCAGTGGCTTGCCAGAGCCGTCTACAAAGTCAGCTCCGTTTGGCGATCGACGCACGCGTCCGTTTTTACCAGCAGGTTTCTCATTGAGATACGACAGATCCAACAACGCCTCGGTGGAAAACAGATCACGATCGGGTTCAAACGCCCACTTGCCCGGATCGGCCAGGCCCAGCTTCTGGCCCGGCTTGCGATTCCCCTGAGGCAGGAACGGTGTGCGGCTAAGAACGAAGCAATCCAATCCACCGTGATGGTTGTTTTTACTTTCGAATCGAACTTCCAACACATTTTCACCAGCTTGCAGCGGAAGCATGCCAGCTTTAACCCAAGCGACAAAGCGCAAGTCGGGCCTCCCATCGCTGGCAATATTGATGTTCTGTTCGTTTTCCGCAAGAGAAATCGACTGCCAATCTCCGCCATTGATTCGTACTCGTAATTCAGCGGTGACGGGATTGGCTCGCAACCAAAATTCGTGCTCACCGGCAACAGACGCCTCAAAATGGTAGGTGGCGACCGGCATTTCGCCCCCCTTAAAATGCGACAGCCACGCTCCTCCGGAAAGTTCCGTCTTTCGCACTGAGTTATACCAGCCATTGTCCTGCATGGTGTCCGACACGGCGTTCTCGCCTTCGACCCAAATCAACTCCTGAGCCTGACACTCAGCCACACAGATGGTGCTTAAAACAACCGCCGTCAAAAATGAGAAGGCAACACAGGGACGCATGCTTATAGATCCAACGAAATGGGAGTCGATATTGATCTCAAAATTCTACGAGCCGCTACAGCCTAGCCAAAATTCACTGAACTGACGGAAACTTGCAAGCGGATGATTTGCACTGCCCCAGAGGCGTTCCACCCAGAGGCGGCCACACCGTCATTCCACCGCTTGTTGGAATAGTGCCCCACTACGTGAGCCAGGAAGCGCAGTCGCCGCTTCAGGGTACTCGGCGTAGCAGCCTATGCGGTAAAACCGAAAACACTCTTCAATCAACAAGCCGTCCAGCTTGACGCCCAAACCATTGCTAAACTTATCCGTCACAGCGCAATCTCGTGTGAGCGCAGCCACCAGCACAAGGTAATCTATTTTGCATGCCTGATGCAACTTTCCCTCATGGGTCCGTTGCCACGCCGCGAACCGAATTACTGCTATCCGGCGAGTGGCATCCATTTCTTTACCGTGGCTGGCCCGGAGTAGAAGTGGGATTGTTGGTTCCTAAACCTCATCTGTGCAGATTGGCACGACGGTGTGCGTTGGCGACACTTGCCGACTGAATGCAGCCTCTCCACTCTGGAGTTGGTCGGCAAATTGCCTTCGCGAGCAGCCGAACGGGTTCCCGTGTGCCATTGCGCTGTTGGCATCATAGTTGCAACATGGCATCAGCGAGCGTTCCGCCGAACGTTGGTGATTCGATCCACTCACGCCAAAGGTAGTTGTCATGTCTGTTGAACTCACCGAACTTCAAGCGGGAAACTTGTTGGAGATCCGCGTCTCTGGTAAGTTGGACCGCGCTGCCTACGACCTTTTCACGCCGGCTGTCGAGCGGCAGATTGAAACCTATGGCAAAGTGCGAATTCTATTCGAGATGCACGATTTCCATGGTTGGGATGCAGCCGCACTCTGGGAAGATATCAAGTTCGACGTCAAGCACTTCAACGACATCGAACGTCTCGCAATCGTGGGCGACAAGAAGTGGGAACATGGCATGGCTGTATTCTGCAAACCTTTCACGACAGCTTCCGTTCGCTACTTCGACACGAGTGACATCGACCAAGCTCGCCAGTGGTTAGGGGAATAGAGATGTCAGCTAACCCACGGAATGTGCATCCGGTTTATGACCTCCTGCCGGTCGAAATCGACGGATTCGAAACGCTGGCTGAATTGGCGTTGGACCTTCGTTCGGCATGGAATCACGCAACCGATGAGATCTGGCGGCGGCTCGATGCGGAGCTGTGGGAGATCACGCACAACCCGTGGGTTGTCTTGCAAACCGTTTCGCGGCAGAGAATCGAGCATGTACTGAGCGACGCTGATTTTCGTAAGACGGTCGACGAATTGTGGAACGAGCGGAAACAAACTGCTGAGCAGCCGGCTTGGTTTCAACAAACGCATACTGATTCTCCGTTGAAATGCGCCGCCTACTTCAGCATGGAGTACATGCTGAGCGAAGCGCTGCCGATTTACTCGGGAGGCCTTGGAAACGTCGCTGGCGATCAGCTTAAGGCAGCCAGTGATTTGGGAGTGCCAGTGGTGGCGGTAGGGCTCCTGTTTCAGCAAGGTTACTTTCGCCAGTCCATCGACGATGCGGGGCAGCAATACGCCCTCTATCCGTATAACGATCCCGGGCAGTTGCCCATACGGCCCCTGCGTGATGCCAACGGCGAATGGTTGCGGTTGAAAATTGAATTGCCGGGCTACTCTGTATGGCTGCGCGCCTGGCAAGTGAAAGTCGGTCGCGCAAATTTGTACTTGCTCGACAGCAACGATGCCGCTAACTTTCCAGCACAACGAGGCTTTACGAGCGAACTTTACGGTGGTGGCCCAGAGCTTCGACTGAAGCAAGAGTTAATTTTGGGTATCGGCGGGTGGCGATTGCTCACAGAGCTGGGGATCACTCCCGAGGTCTGCCACTTGAACGAAGGCCATGCCGCCTTTGCCGTACTGGAACGTGCTCGTGGCTTTATGGAAACATCGGGCCAACCGTTCGACGTCGCGTTGGCGGTGACGCGAGCCGGCAATCTATTCACGACGCATACTGCGGTCCCTGCCGGATTTGATCGCTTTTCACCAGACTTGATCCAGCAGCACCTTGGGCGTTACGCGCGAGAAAAACTTGGGATTTCCGTTGAAGACCTGTTAGCACTAGGTCGGCAAGACCCCAAGGATCCATCCGAGCTATTCAACATGGCCCACCTGGCAATCCGAGGAAGTGGCAGAGTCAACGGCGTCAGCCGTTTACACGGTGAAGTGAGCCGCCGCATGTTCACGCCTTTGTTTCCCAGCTGGCCGGAAGAGGAAGTGCCCGTGGGCCACGTGACCAACGGCGTCCACATGCCAAGCTGGGACTCAGCGGCTGCGGATCGCGTCTGGACCCGATCGTGTGGAAAAGACCGCTGGCTCGGTATGAGCCAAACGCTGGAGTGTGATATTGGCCGCGTTACGGATGAATCGCTGTGGCAATTCCGTATCGATTCCGCGCACTCTCTGATCGAATACGCCCGCCAGCGCTTGGCCCGTCAACTCGCAGCCTCGGGCTCCTCGCCGGAAGATGTCGAAGCGGCCAAGCATCTGTTCGATCCCAACACTTTGACACTCGGCTTTGCTCGACGTTTCGCGACGTACAAGCGGCCGAACCTCTTGCTGCGGGATCCAGCTCGGTTGCTGCGTTTGCTAACGAATCCAGAGCGCCCGGTGCAACTGATCCTCGCTGGCAAAGCCCATCCGGCAGATCAAGCAGGACAGGACCTAATACGCCAGTGGATCGAATTCATCCGGCATCCGATCGCGCGACAGCACGTGATCTTTTTAAGCGACTACGACATGCTGCTTTCCGAACACCTCGTCCAGGGCTGTGACGTGTGGGTCAACACGCCACGGCGTCCCTGGGAGGCCAGTGGAACCAGCGGTATGAAAGTGCTAGTCAACGGCGGAATCAATCTTTCCGAGTTAGATGGTTGGTGGGCCGAAGCCTACACACCAGAAGTCGGTTGGGCAATCGGCGATGGCCACGAGCACGGCGACGATCCAACCTGGGATGCCGTCGAAGCAGAACAGCTCTACCAAGTGCTGGAAGAGGAGGTCGTCCCCGAGTTCTATCGACGGAACGAGCAAGGCATTCCGACACAGTGGCTGGCCCGTATGCGGGCCAGCATGTCACAGTTGGCGCCGCAGTTCTCCGCCGTTCGCACCGTTCGTGAATACACCCAGCAACACTACCTACCTGCCGCGGCCGCATTCAGCGATCGCACAAAACTAGGCGGTACGGTGGGGACGAACATCGTTCACTGGGAACGCTCGGTACGCGAGAAATGGGAGTCGTTAAAGTTCGGTGAACTGCGGGTGGAGCCGATCGGAAATGAACTCCGTTTTGAAGTCGACGTGTACTTGGATGGCCTCGACGCCAGTTTCATACAAGTAGAGTTGTATGCCAACGCGCAGGAAGCGTTCCCAGTCGTTTGCCAAGCAATGAATCGTTTAGATTCGTCGAGAAATCCGGAATCCAACTGGGCGACCTATCAGGCGAGCGTGCTGGCCACACGGCCGACGACCGACTTCACACCACGCATCATCCCTCACCACAAAGGTGTCAGCGTGCCATTGGAATTGGATCTGATTCGGTGGCAGCGATGAACGACCATCACATTTTAACCATCAATGGCGGGTCGTCGAGTATCAAGTTTGCGGTGTTTCATCTCAAACCTTCCTTGCACCGTGGACTGACTGGAAAGCTCGACCGTATCGGCTGCGACGGAACGCGTCTGACGTTCAGCGAAACCGAACGCGCTGCTCCCCAAACAGTGGAGGTAGCAGCGGCAGACCACTTGGCCGCAGCCGAATTCCTGCTGGATTGGCTTGAATCTCAAAACATCCTCTCGAATGTCGCTGCGATCGGACATCGCATCGTTCACGGCATGCAACGCACGCAGCCTGAGATTGTGACACCTGAGATGTTAGACGAATTGCATCGCATCTGTCCCTACGCAGCTGAACATCTGCCCGGCGAACTTTCGATCATCGCAGCGTTTCGCAAACACATCCCGAGTGTACCGCAAGTGGTTTGTTTTGACACTGCGTTTCATCGCACGATGCCGCGCGTGGCGACGTTGCTTCCGATTCCTCGCCGATATGAGGCCCAAGGCCTACAGCGGTACGGTTTTCATGGTTTATCCTATGCCTACCTAATCCAGGAACTCCGTCGGCTTGGCGACCCAGCAGCGGTCAGCGGTCGCGTCATTCTGGCCCACCTGGGCAACGGCGCAAGCATGGCAGCCGTTCGCAACGGCCAGTGCATCGACACCAGTATGGCGTTCACGCCGTCAGCCGGCCTGCCGATGGGGACGCGAACCGGTGATCTGGATCCAGGGCTATTTCATTACCTAACACAAGTCGAGGGGATGACGCCCGACCAATTTCATCGAATGGTGAACCACGAATCAGGCTTGCTGGGTGTCTCCGAAACCAGTTCTGACATGCGTGACCTACTGGCAATCGAATCCAGCGACTTCCGCGCCGCCGAGGCAATCCAACTGTTTTGCTACCAGGCCAAGAAATGGATCGGTGCCTTTGTAGCCGCTCTCGGAGGGCTCGACACCCTCGTGTTTGCCGGCGGCGTGGGGGAAAACTCTCCTGGAATCCGGGCATCCATCTGCCGTGAACTGCAATGTTTAGGTATCGAATTGGACGAGGAACGCAATGCAGAAAACGCGAGTTCCATTTCCTCAAAAGTTTCCCGCGTCAACGTGAAAGTTATTTCAACTGACGAGGAGATCATGATCGCCCATTCGGTAGAGGAGATCGTCAGGAGGTTAGATCTGTCGCTGTAAATTCTCCCGACTTTCTACCCAAGCCAACCTCCCCAACCAAGGAACCTAGCTATGAATATTACTAACAAACAACGAACGCTCACCCCTGAACTGCTGCATAACATCGATGCCTATTGGCGAGCCGCCAATTATCTATCCGTGGGGCAGATCTATCTGCATGACAACCCGCTGCTCAAACGCCCCCTGGAGTTGTCCGACGTCAAGCATATGCTGCTTGGGCACTGGGGAACGACACCAGGCCAGAATTTCATTTACGCCCACTTGAATCGTGTCATAAAACAATTTGACCTCGATATGATCTATGTTTCTGGCCCAGGTCATGGAGGTCCATCGGTGGTCGCGAACACCTACCTGGAAGGTAGTTACAGCGAAATCTATCCTGAAATCAGTCAGGATGAAGCTGGCCTGAGGAAATTGTGTATTCAGTTCTCTTTTCCGGGCGGCATCCCCAGTCACGCGTCGCCAGAGTGTCCGGGGTCTATTCATGAAGGGGGCGAGCTGGGCTATTCGCTGAGCCATTCGTTCGGCGCGGTGTTCGACAATCCCGATCTGATCGTCGCCTGTGTCGTCGGCGACGGCGAAGCGGAAACGGGCCCGTTGGCTACCGCCTGGCATTCCAACAAGTTTCTCAATCCCGCCACCGACGGTGCGGTGCTACCGATCTTGCATCTCAACGGTTTTAAAATCGCCAATCCAACCGTGCTGGCCCGCATCGAGCCTGAAGAACTTGAACAACTGTTTCGCGGCTACGGTTGGACCCCGTATTTTGTCGAAGGCGACGACCCCGAGTTGATGCATGAAGCGATGGCGGCGGCGTTAGACCTTTGCATCAAACAGATCAAGTCTGCCCAACGCGACGCGCGAGAGAATGGAAACTTGACGCGGCCACGTTGGCCAATGATCGTTCTCCGGTCCCCCAAGGGCTGGACGGGCCCCAAAGTAGTCGACGGCGTACCCATCGAAGGTACTTTCCATTCGCACCAAGTGCCCTTATCCGATCCCAAGACTCACCCGGGACACTTGAAGTTGCTTGAAGATTGGCTGCGAAGTTATCGCCCCGAGGAACTGTTTGAAGAATCCGGTCAGCTCAAACCGGAACTTGCCGAACTTGCGCCTCAAGGCGAACGAAGGATGGGCGCCAATCCTCATGCCAACGGTGGCAAATTGCTCCGTGATCTAAAGATGCCCGATTACCGAGATTACGCAGTGAACGTTCCACAGCCCGGCATCCGCGGTATCGGCGATACGCATGAACTCGGGCGATTCATCCGCGATGTGGTTCAGCTCAATACCGAGCAGAAAAACTTTCGCGTCTTTGGCCCGGACGAAACGGCCTCCAACGGTCTGGAAGCGGTTTTCGACGTCACATCGCGGCAATGGGATGCCCGCATGGAAGAGAATGACGAGCACCTGGCTCCCGCCGGTCGCGTGGTCGAAATGCTCAGCGAACACCAATGCGAGGGATGGCTGGAAGGCTATCTGTTGACCGGTCGGCACGGGCTGTTCAATTGCTACGAAGCATTCATTCACATCGTCGACTCGATGTTCAATCAGCATGCAAAGTGGTTGAAGGTGACCAACGGCCTACCGTGGCGGCATAAGATCGCTTCACTCAATTACTTGCTGGCCTCACACGTGTGGCGACAGGACCACAACGGATTCACCCATCAAGACCCTGGCTTCATCGACCTTGTGGTCAACAAGAAAGCGTCAGTCGTGCGGGTCTACCTTCCGCCGGATGCAAATTGCCTACTGTCGGTCATGGACCACTGCTTGCGAAGTCGGCAGTACGTCAACGTCGTGATCGCTGGTAAACATCCGGCACCACAGTGGTTGACGATGGAAGCAGCCGAAAAGCATTGTGCCGAAGGAATCGGGATATGGGATTGGGCCAGCAATGAGGACGGTGGCGATCCCGACGTCGTAATGGCTTGTTCTGGAGACGTACCGACGCTGGAAACGTTGGCCGCCGTTTCGATTCTGCGAGAGCACTTACCGACCCTAAAAATTCGCGTCGTCAATGTGGTGGACTTGATGAAACTGCAACCCGATTCCGAACATCCCCACGGGCTCAGTGATCCAGCCTTTGACGCCTTGTTCACTAGCGACAAACCGGTAATTTTCGCGTTTCACGCTTACCCATCGTTGATCCATCAACTGACCTATCGCCGTAACAATCACCGCAACTTGCATGTTCGTGGTTACAAGGAAGAGGGCACCATTACCACACCGTTTGACATGACCGTGCTCAACGAGTTGGACCGCTTTCATTTAGCCATGGATACGATCGATCGGTTACCGCAGACGGGTGAGAAGGGACAAGCCTTGAAGCGAAAACTAGCTGACAAGCTTGTCGAGCACTCGCAATACATCCGTAAAGAGGGACGGGATATGCCGGAGATTCGCGATTGGAAATGGAGTACTCCATAGATGGCACTACGGCTTTACCTGATGCGACACGGTGAGACTGAATGGTCGTTATCGGGGCAACACACCGGGCGCGTTGATATTCCTCTGACCGTTCATGGCGAGCACGAAGCCCGCCAACTGGGGCAGCGGCTTCGCGCGATAAATTTCGAGCAGGTGTGGGTCAGTCCGCTGCAGCGCGCTCGCCAGACCTGTGAACTGGCCGGTTGCGGCGAACACGCCCAGAGCGAAGCGGATTTGACCGAGTGGGACAACGGAGACTACGAAGGGCACACGCACGCCGACGTATCTCGCGAGCATCCAGATTGGAATCTGTTCCGCGACGGTTGTCCCAATGGAGAATCGCCCGACCAGATATCGGCTCGCGCCGATCGGCTGATTGAACGCTTGAAACAACTCGATGGCAACATTGCGTTGTTCTCGCACAGCCATTTTGGACGGGTGCTGGGCGTTCGCTGGATTGGCTTGCCTGTCCAAACTGGCCAGCACTTCATCCTGCATACCGCCTCACTCAGTGTGCTGTGCTTCCAGCACGAACGGGTTGACGAACCTGCGATTGAGGCGTGGAACAGCTAGTCGTCGCGCCAGGAAGAAAATCCAACGTCGAATGGTAGCGAAGTTTTTCGA
Coding sequences within it:
- a CDS encoding SpoIIAA family protein, with the translated sequence MSVELTELQAGNLLEIRVSGKLDRAAYDLFTPAVERQIETYGKVRILFEMHDFHGWDAAALWEDIKFDVKHFNDIERLAIVGDKKWEHGMAVFCKPFTTASVRYFDTSDIDQARQWLGE
- the glgP gene encoding alpha-glucan family phosphorylase; translation: MSANPRNVHPVYDLLPVEIDGFETLAELALDLRSAWNHATDEIWRRLDAELWEITHNPWVVLQTVSRQRIEHVLSDADFRKTVDELWNERKQTAEQPAWFQQTHTDSPLKCAAYFSMEYMLSEALPIYSGGLGNVAGDQLKAASDLGVPVVAVGLLFQQGYFRQSIDDAGQQYALYPYNDPGQLPIRPLRDANGEWLRLKIELPGYSVWLRAWQVKVGRANLYLLDSNDAANFPAQRGFTSELYGGGPELRLKQELILGIGGWRLLTELGITPEVCHLNEGHAAFAVLERARGFMETSGQPFDVALAVTRAGNLFTTHTAVPAGFDRFSPDLIQQHLGRYAREKLGISVEDLLALGRQDPKDPSELFNMAHLAIRGSGRVNGVSRLHGEVSRRMFTPLFPSWPEEEVPVGHVTNGVHMPSWDSAAADRVWTRSCGKDRWLGMSQTLECDIGRVTDESLWQFRIDSAHSLIEYARQRLARQLAASGSSPEDVEAAKHLFDPNTLTLGFARRFATYKRPNLLLRDPARLLRLLTNPERPVQLILAGKAHPADQAGQDLIRQWIEFIRHPIARQHVIFLSDYDMLLSEHLVQGCDVWVNTPRRPWEASGTSGMKVLVNGGINLSELDGWWAEAYTPEVGWAIGDGHEHGDDPTWDAVEAEQLYQVLEEEVVPEFYRRNEQGIPTQWLARMRASMSQLAPQFSAVRTVREYTQQHYLPAAAAFSDRTKLGGTVGTNIVHWERSVREKWESLKFGELRVEPIGNELRFEVDVYLDGLDASFIQVELYANAQEAFPVVCQAMNRLDSSRNPESNWATYQASVLATRPTTDFTPRIIPHHKGVSVPLELDLIRWQR
- a CDS encoding acetate/propionate family kinase, which translates into the protein MNDHHILTINGGSSSIKFAVFHLKPSLHRGLTGKLDRIGCDGTRLTFSETERAAPQTVEVAAADHLAAAEFLLDWLESQNILSNVAAIGHRIVHGMQRTQPEIVTPEMLDELHRICPYAAEHLPGELSIIAAFRKHIPSVPQVVCFDTAFHRTMPRVATLLPIPRRYEAQGLQRYGFHGLSYAYLIQELRRLGDPAAVSGRVILAHLGNGASMAAVRNGQCIDTSMAFTPSAGLPMGTRTGDLDPGLFHYLTQVEGMTPDQFHRMVNHESGLLGVSETSSDMRDLLAIESSDFRAAEAIQLFCYQAKKWIGAFVAALGGLDTLVFAGGVGENSPGIRASICRELQCLGIELDEERNAENASSISSKVSRVNVKVISTDEEIMIAHSVEEIVRRLDLSL
- a CDS encoding phosphoketolase family protein; the protein is MNITNKQRTLTPELLHNIDAYWRAANYLSVGQIYLHDNPLLKRPLELSDVKHMLLGHWGTTPGQNFIYAHLNRVIKQFDLDMIYVSGPGHGGPSVVANTYLEGSYSEIYPEISQDEAGLRKLCIQFSFPGGIPSHASPECPGSIHEGGELGYSLSHSFGAVFDNPDLIVACVVGDGEAETGPLATAWHSNKFLNPATDGAVLPILHLNGFKIANPTVLARIEPEELEQLFRGYGWTPYFVEGDDPELMHEAMAAALDLCIKQIKSAQRDARENGNLTRPRWPMIVLRSPKGWTGPKVVDGVPIEGTFHSHQVPLSDPKTHPGHLKLLEDWLRSYRPEELFEESGQLKPELAELAPQGERRMGANPHANGGKLLRDLKMPDYRDYAVNVPQPGIRGIGDTHELGRFIRDVVQLNTEQKNFRVFGPDETASNGLEAVFDVTSRQWDARMEENDEHLAPAGRVVEMLSEHQCEGWLEGYLLTGRHGLFNCYEAFIHIVDSMFNQHAKWLKVTNGLPWRHKIASLNYLLASHVWRQDHNGFTHQDPGFIDLVVNKKASVVRVYLPPDANCLLSVMDHCLRSRQYVNVVIAGKHPAPQWLTMEAAEKHCAEGIGIWDWASNEDGGDPDVVMACSGDVPTLETLAAVSILREHLPTLKIRVVNVVDLMKLQPDSEHPHGLSDPAFDALFTSDKPVIFAFHAYPSLIHQLTYRRNNHRNLHVRGYKEEGTITTPFDMTVLNELDRFHLAMDTIDRLPQTGEKGQALKRKLADKLVEHSQYIRKEGRDMPEIRDWKWSTP
- a CDS encoding histidine phosphatase family protein; this encodes MALRLYLMRHGETEWSLSGQHTGRVDIPLTVHGEHEARQLGQRLRAINFEQVWVSPLQRARQTCELAGCGEHAQSEADLTEWDNGDYEGHTHADVSREHPDWNLFRDGCPNGESPDQISARADRLIERLKQLDGNIALFSHSHFGRVLGVRWIGLPVQTGQHFILHTASLSVLCFQHERVDEPAIEAWNS